One window from the genome of Candidatus Dormiibacterota bacterium encodes:
- a CDS encoding sigma-70 family RNA polymerase sigma factor codes for MISIAACATATSRVTAASPLLFDDVYRLHAGSVHRFCVSQVGDPALAEDLTHETFTRALAAYERVHPDPATVRSWLLAIARNLSTDHHRHRGRWRRLLHGLEAVAAARSDVETVAQQRADLARATAALATLGRRDRQLIGLRVAADLSYREIAEVMGTSEQVVKVATFRALTRLRARLEDQR; via the coding sequence GCGACCGCAACCTCGAGGGTTACGGCGGCGTCCCCCCTGCTCTTCGATGACGTGTACCGCCTCCACGCCGGGAGCGTGCACCGCTTCTGCGTTTCGCAGGTGGGCGATCCGGCGCTCGCCGAGGACCTGACCCACGAGACCTTCACCCGGGCCCTTGCCGCCTACGAGCGGGTCCATCCCGACCCCGCCACGGTGCGCAGCTGGCTGCTCGCGATCGCCCGCAACCTCAGCACCGACCACCACCGCCACCGCGGTCGTTGGCGCCGGCTGCTCCACGGACTGGAGGCGGTGGCCGCCGCCCGCTCCGATGTCGAGACGGTGGCACAGCAGCGGGCGGATCTCGCCCGGGCGACCGCCGCGCTGGCCACCCTGGGCCGGCGCGACCGGCAGCTGATCGGGCTGCGGGTCGCAGCCGACCTGTCCTACCGCGAGATCGCCGAGGTGATGGGCACCTCGGAGCAGGTCGTCAAGGTGGCGACCTTCCGCGCGCTGACCCGGCTCCGCGCCCGCCTGGAGGACCAGCGATGA